Proteins encoded within one genomic window of Theobroma cacao cultivar B97-61/B2 chromosome 7, Criollo_cocoa_genome_V2, whole genome shotgun sequence:
- the LOC108662832 gene encoding putative disease resistance protein RGA1 codes for MAESILYGAVSNILSKFVLNAGKDLGLIFGLKKELEKLQGTLSTINAVLLDAEEKQESSHAMKNWISRLEDVVYDADDLLDEFDYAILRQKVLARRQVRKFFSSSNPLVFGLKMGPRIKEIIERLDSIAADISKFNLSPRVATDMKAKYTNRKTASKVRPEMIGREKDKEHVIKSLLQKHHHGDSISNIVAIVGFGGLGKTTLAQSVYNDVEIKNLFNPRIWVCVSEEFDVCIIFKKILESLGDSKIDDLDLDIYLKRLEENLRGKRYLLVLDDVWNENNLKWDNFSKHLVFGAPESKILVTTRSKNVASIMGLNSPHVLKGLNEDQSWTLFEQVAFEGQGQMDPKLKVIGKDVAQKCKGVPLVIKCLGGLMRQNPNERYWSFVQENEIWKLLKEDDGVIPVLKLSYIHLPSHLKQCFAFCSILRKDYNIPKDRLILIWRAQGYIQSQIRNENIQDIGDEYFNDLLSRSFFQEEVKDENGNIIRCKMHDLIHDLALSVAKSSFSSMKDDKEKLPKGVRHVILEWEHTNIQKEVFTHLSKVKGIRTLHFRSDISRELFIRCANFSKFNCLRILNLSFRNFRILPNSIGKLKHLRYLNLSGNYEMEVLPEAIAKLHHLQTLLLYYCSNLKKLPKHIQQLISLEYLELDLCEKLTCLPEGLRELTSLRRLDRFIVNTVEKSFSTAATLNELRDLNDLENHLGIENLDMVRNVELESMEAILREKKRLQSLRLQWGPNIRGDNKKNELLLDNLEPHPNLKELTVFGYEGARFSTWLSYLNNLIKLKIEHCWRVQHVATLPPLDHLSSLKSLTLDNLHLLKHVADHDGKEYDRSLPTASFFTSLKELKIRNCPNLKGWWRTKNENQGSTVELSWFPCLSKLEIKNCPNLTSMPLFPSLDQDLTLEGTSIRPLQETLKMKMTKASMTSEGASSSSSEITCLSYSSTTLPLSNLKCLTLIDINDLEALPEEFLLNLTSLKTLSFSNCPELQYLPEGTHQLTSLQELCVKNCPNLRALPDWVLNLTSLETLEIQSCSELHHLPEGTHRPTSLQELHVGDCLNLKALPNWIPNLTSLKTIDIRGCDKLQYLPEGIQHLTSLRSLSIIGCPQLSERCKKETGIHWPHIAHIPYIYIEGN; via the coding sequence ATGGCGGAGTCAATTTTATATGGGGCGGTCAGTAACATCTTGTCCAAGTTCGTGTTAAATGCTGGGAAAGATCTTGGCTTGATTTTTGGGCTGAAAAAGGAGCTAGAGAAGCTTCAAGGGACTCTCAGCACCATAAACGCTGTCCTTCTTGATGCTGAGGAGAAGCAGGAGAGCAGCCATGCCATGAAGAACTGGATAAGTCGACTGGAAGACGTTGTATACGATGCAGACGACCTACTGGACGAATTCGACTATGCAATCCTCCGCCAGAAGGTGCTTGCTCGGAGACAGGTGCGCAAGTTCTTTTCATCCTCAAACCCTCTGGTATTTGGTCTTAAGATGGGTCCTAGAATTAAGGAGATTATAGAGAGGCTTGACTCAATTGCAGCTGATATTTCTAAGTTTAACTTGAGTCCGAGAGTTGCAACAGATATGAAAGCTAAGTATACTAACAGGAAGACTGCCTCAAAGGTGAGACCAGAAATGAtagggagagagaaagataaaGAGCACGTTATAAAATCATTGCTTCAGAAGCATCATCATGGTGACAGCATCTCTAATATTGTTGCCATTGTTGGGTTTGGAGGTTTGGGAAAGACTACGCTCGCCCAGTCGGTTTATAACGAtgtagaaataaaaaatctctTTAATCCACGAATATGGGTGTGTGTTTCTGAAGAATTTGATGTCTgtataattttcaagaaaatctTGGAGTCGCTGGGAGATAGTAAAATAGATGACTTGGATCTAGATATTTACTTGAAGAGGCTTGAAGAAAATTTAAGAGGGAAGAGATATTTACTTGTGTTGGATGACGTATGGaatgaaaacaatttaaagtGGGATAATTTTTCAAAGCATCTAGTGTTTGGTGCTCCAGAAAGCAAAATTCTTGTGACAACTCGTAGTAAGAATGTTGCATCTATTATGGGGCTCAACAGTCCTCATGTTTTAAAAGGTCTCAATGAGGATCAATCTTGGACTTTGTTTGAGCAAGTGGCATTTGAAGGACAAGGCCAGATGGATCCAAAGCTTAAAGTAATTGGAAAAGATGTTGCACAAAAATGCAAAGGAGTTCCTCTCGTTATCAAATGTCTAGGAGGTTTGATGAGACAAAATCCTAATGAAAGATACTGGTCGTTTGtccaagaaaatgaaatatggaAGTTACTTAAAGAAGATGATGGTGTTATCCCGGTGTTAAAATTGAGTTACATTCACCTACCAAGTCATTTAAAACAatgttttgctttttgttCAATTCTCCGAAAGGACTACAACATACCTAAAGACAGGTTGATCCTAATATGGCGAGCACAAGGTTACATTCAATCACAGATCAGAAATGAGAATATACAAGACATTGGTGATGAATACTTTAATGATTTATTGTCAAGGTCATTTTTTCAAGAAGAGGTGAAAGATGAGAATGGGAATATTATTCGTTGTAAAATGCATGATCTTATCCATGATCTTGCATTATCAGTTGCAAAAAgtagtttttcttcaatgaaAGATGACAAAGAAAAACTTCCAAAAGGTGTCCGTCATGTGATATTAGAATGGGAACATACAAATATCCAAAAAGAAGTTTTCACACATTTGTCGAAAGTAAAAGGGATAAGGACTCTACATTTTCGGTCAGACATTTCAAGGGAATTATTCATTCGATGtgcaaatttttcaaaattcaattgtTTACGCATATTGAATTTGAGTTTCAGGAACTTTAGAATATTGCCAAACTCAATTGGTAAATTGAAGCACTTGAGATATCTTAATCTTTCTGGTAATTATGAGATGGAAGTGCTTCCAGAAGCAATAGCCAAATTGCACCATTTGCAAACTTTATTACTCTATTATTGCAGTAATCTTAAAAAGTTACCAAAGCATATACAACAATTGATTAGTTTGGAATATCTCGAGCTTGATCTTTGTGAAAAACTAACGTGCTTGCCAGAAGGGTTAAGGGAATTGACATCCCTACGAAGATTGGATAGATTTATTGTAAACACTGTTGAAAAGAGTTTCTCAACTGCAGCCACGTTGAATGAATTGAGAGACCTAAATGACCTTGAAAACCACTTGGGAATTGAAAACTTGGATATGGTGAGGAATGTGGAATTAGAATCAATGGAGGCAATTTTAAGGGAGAAGAAACGGCTTCAGTCTTTGCGATTACAGTGGGGACCCAATATAAGGGGAGACAATAAAAAGAATGAGTTGTTGCTGGATAATCTTGAGCCACATCCAAATTTGAAGGAGCTCACTGTGTTCGGGTATGAAGGGGCAAGGTTTTCGACGTGGCTATCTTACTTGAATAatttaatcaaacttaaaataGAACATTGTTGGAGGGTTCAACACGTAGCAACATTGCCTCCCTTGGATCATCTTTCATCTCTCAAGTCTCTTACTCTTGATAATTTGCATCTTTTAAAACACGTGGCGGATCATGATGGGAAGGAATATGACCGTTCTTTGCCAACAGCATCATTCTTCACATCGCTTAAGGAACTTAAGATCCGAAACTGTCCCAATCTCAAAGGATGGTGGAGGACAAAGAATGAGAACCAAGGTTCAACTGTTGAGCTGTCGTGGTTTCCTTGCCTTTCCAAGTTAGAAATCAAAAATTGCCCGAACTTAACCAGCATGCCGTTGTTTCCATCTCTCGACCAAGATTTGACTTTGGAAGGTACTAGCATAAGGCCTTTGCAAGAAACattgaagatgaagatgacCAAGGCTAGCATGACATCAGAAGgagcatcatcatcatcatcagagATTACTTGTCTTTCTTACTCTTCAACTACCCTTCCTCTCTCCAATTTGAAGTGTCTGACTCTTATTGACATTAATGATCTAGAAGCTCTGCCAGAAGAGTTCCTACTCAATCTCACTTCTCTCAAAACGCTTAGCTTTTCTAATTGCCCTGAATTACAGTACTTGCCAGAAGGGACGCATCAGCTTACCTCTTTACAAGAATTGTGTGTTAAAAATTGCCCCAATCTGAGGGCTTTGCCGGACTGGGTTCTTAATCTCACTTCTCTCGAAACACTCGAAATTCAGAGTTGCTCTGAATTACATCACTTGCCAGAAGGGACTCATCGACCTACCTCTTTACAAGAATTACATGTTGGAGATTGCCTTAATTTAAAAGCTTTGCCAAATTGGATCCCTAATCTCACTTCCCTGAAAACAATTGACATACGGGGTTGTGATAAATTACAGTACCTGCCAGAAGGGATACAACACCTTACCTCCTTACGAAGTTTGTCAATCATCGGATGTCCCCAGTTATCGGAAAGATGTAAAAAGGAGACCGGAATCCACTGGCCTCACATTGCTCACATCCCTTATATTTATATTGAAGGCAATTGA